CCTCAGTCACGATTCGTATGAGAGCATCTACCAGACAGTGAATCGAGGCGTGGGCGGCATCAAGACCAAGAAAGTTCTCCTAGTCGGGTGGCCCGCCTGTATCTTCGCCTCGGCTAGAAATGAAGACCACTGGGAGGTGTGGCCAGAGATTCAAAGCCGGTTCATCATAGTCAGCCCCAGTATGGACCCTGTGAAATACAAGCAGGCAAATGAGTTGACCGCACAGTTACTTGGTCTTCCGAGCTTCGCACTTAGAACACGCTTTCCCCGACGAAATGAGAAAGGCGGCCGAGGACGAGGTTAGTAGGACGAGACAAGCGATGGAAAAGGTCGCTCTTCTGGGCCAGGTCGAAGGGAAAGGCTCTAGGCACGACAATTTCGTCTTCAATCCATTCTACAAGTGGGTCGCTGATCTATTCCCAGCGGAGACTGGAGTGAGAATGAGACAGTTCAGATACCTGATGAACTACGCCAACATCCTGACCATGATGAACGCAGATAGGAGGGCTAGGATAATCATCCGCGGACAGGCAAGAGCTCTGATAACCCATTATGAAGACATTGACACAGCTGCGAGGCTGATCCTATCAGAGATAGCTGCACCCGTGCCGAGATTCAAGGTAGACTTCTACCGGAAATACGTGGTCCCCTGCTTCGAAGGGAACATAACCATCAATGCAAAACTATCTATGAAAACAGGGACGGAATTGAAGTTCGAAGGGGAAGAGCCAGTTACTGTAAGGCAGATACAGGAGTACTGCAAAGACAAGGGCAAGAATGTGGGGAGGTCGTGGCTGATCAAGACGATTCTCGAGCCCTTGGAAGACGCGGGTTACCTGGAAGTCGGGACTGACCAAGTAGACAAGAGGAGGAACGTCTACAAGCCCCTTCATGGAGCTCAGAATTCTGAGATATTCATGGAATCCCGGTATCCTGACTATGGACAGGTGAGAGAGAGCCTAGAATCATTCCAGAAAGAATTTCAGAACACGGACCAAGAAATGGCATTCATACTTGCGGATGGAACTTTGGTTGATGATCTTCAGAAAATTGTGGATGCTCTAATGAAATCGTACCCTTCCTTCAGAAACAATTGCTGAACGATTAGGGGGACTCCATGAGCACAGCGGGCTTCGTTAATCTGCGATTAACGGAATATCTCAGAATATCATGCTTTCCGGAGCCCGGTCGCACCCGATTCTGGTACCATGCTTGCTAAACCAGGCTTGGTCCACTATTAATTCGAACCTGGTTTGATAGGATTCAATTTCTCCAACGCGCGTCCCTATGTGCAGCGAGGTGCCGCGGGCCGGATTTGAGCCGGCGACAACCCGGTCTTCAGCCGGGTGCTCTCCTTAACCCAATGTGTCAGGCTGAGCTACCGCGGCACCGAGACCCGCGGACAACGGTTCTCGCTTAAGCCTTTCGAAGGATTGGTTAGTCTTCCCGCCACTTGAAGAACCGCACGGCCAGGGCGAATATGATGACCGACAGCACCGCGAGGACCCCGAGGTCGACCAGGGCCGCCCCGTAGTTCCCGTAGATCATGACATTCGTGAACCCCTCGATGACGTAGTAGAGCGGGAGCACATGGGCGATGCTCTGCAGGTACGCAGGCATCCCTGAGACCGGGAAGAACGTCCCTGAGAGGAACATCATGGGGAAGGTCACCAGGTTGCCGACCACCGCCGCCGATTCAGGGGTGGTGGAGGACGTCCCGACCAACATCCCCAGGGACACGAAGAGAAGGGGCCCCACGAGCAGGAACGGCAGAATCCCCAGCGAGAGCGTGATGTGGGCCCCGAAGAGGAAGACCCCGGTGCCTACCATCAGGACGAACGAAATCAGAGTCATGAGGACATACCAGATCACCTTCGAGATCAGCCATTCCGTCTTGGTCAGCGGCGTCAGCGAAAGGGCCTTGAAGATCTTGTCCTTCTTGTACTCCGAGCTTATGTTGACCAGGGCGAACATCGGGCTCGTCAGCACCGAGAACCCTATCAGCCCCGGAACCAGGAAGTCGATGTACTTGTAGGACGAGGAGGTCGCGGACCTGGCGGTGACTCCTATGAGGTGGACCCCGGTCGCCCCGTGGAGGTTGAAGGCGTTCACGAACTCCCTGGTTATCCCTGACACCACCGCGCTCGTCGACGAGGCGGGGTTTCCATAGATGGTCACGTTGACCGGTTTGTTGGCGATGTAGTCCGCGCTGAACCCCGAGGGAATCACAATCCCGTCAGAATCGGAGTGGGACGAGAGGTACTGGGTGAAGTTCTGGCCAGTCGGCACAGAGACAAGATGCAGTGTAGAGGTGCTGTTCAGGGCGGAGATGAACCCCGACCCCACCGGTCCCGAGTCCTGGTTCTGAACATACACCGTGGTCGAGCCGCCGCTCCCCGAAAAGATCGCCCCGAAGAGCAGGATAAGTATCACCGGGAAGATCAGGGTGAAGAATACTCCCACCTTGCTGCGGATGTATCCCTTTCCGAAGACCGAAAGGTCAGCCAGGGTCCTCCTCATGCTAACCATTGATTCTCGCCTCCACTGCGTCGTTCGCCTTGTCCCCCATCGGTTCGCCCACCATCCTGAGGAAAATGTCCTCCAGGCTGTCCCTCTTGGTCGTCATCTCAGAGTATGGAATCCCCGACTCGGACATCGAGCCGAGGGCGAGGAGCGCGTCGTTCTTCTGGCCCAGCTTGACCGACACCTTCCCTGAGGTGTACTCCACGTTGAGTTTCGTGTTCTGCCTCAGGTAGTCGGCCATCTCCTTCCCCGCGCGCACCGTCAGCCTCTCCCCCGAGCCGTGCTTCGAGATTATCTCGTCCACGGTGCCGTGGGTGATAATCTTCCCGTGGTCCATTATCGCGACCCTGTCAGCAAGCTCCTCCGCCTCTTCCAGGTAGTGGGTGGTCAGCAAGACCCCCCTCCCCTCCTTCCTGAGGTTCCGTATGACCTCCCAGACCGCCCTCCTCGCCGCCGGGTCCAGGCCCGTGGTCGGCTCGTCCAGGAAGACCAGCTCCGGGTCGTTGACAAGCGACAGTGCCATCCCCATCTTCTGCTTCTGGCCCCCCGAGAGGTGCATGAAGTAGACGTTCCCGGCGTCCTCGAGTATCACCTGTTTCAGTATCTCGTCTGCGTCCACCTTCACTCCGAAGAGCGCCGCGTAGTACCTGATGGCTTCCCTGGGGGTCGGATAGTCGAAGAACTTGAAACCCTGTGGAATCACTCCGATCTTCTTGTGGAGGTCGTACCCCTTCGCCCAGGGGTCGAGCCCCAGCACGCTCACCTGTCCGGCGTCCCTCTGTCTGAGGCCTTCGAGGATCTCTATGGTCGTGGTCTTGCCCGCCCCGTTCGGTCCGAGCATCGAAAAGACTTCTCCCTGTTCGACGTTGAAGGAGATGCCGTCGACGGCGTGAAGGTTCCCATAGGACTTCGAGAGTGAATCGACAGCTATGGCGCTCGTCAATTGCTCCCCATTCTCCTCCCCGATTTGACCCCAGGCGGAACCCCCCAATAACCTCGTCGCCCCGATTACAGTGGCTTTGCAACCTCGTCCAGTAGGGCCATCGATGTCGTCCTTGGACCGCCTAGTCCAGGCTCTGGTCTCCCGAAGCCTTCTCACCTTGGGAAACCCTAGCTCTTCGACCTGTTGCTTTCTCTCTGGACGGACTTGCGGAGTCGGTTTAGCTCGGCAATCTTTTCCTTGTATTCCCTTTTCTTCTTCTTGTTTCCCTGTATGCGCGCCTGGTCGTATAGCTTCCTCAGTTTCTCTTCTTCTAAGGCGTAATCGGACAACTTCGGAAACCAAGGCCCAGGGTCATAATATCTCTTTCAGATACCCGTCACAAAGGTCCAATATGCGCCAATGGAGCGTTGAATGACCTGAAAAGCTACCGGAACCATCCCCGACCCCATCTGACCCCTTAACTACCTTCGAATCTCCACGCATCGCCAATGCCCCAGACGAAGGCGATAGTGAGCATCGAGAACGTCGTTGCTTCTGCCTCAATAGATCAGAGGGTCGACCTCAACCTGATAACCAAGAAATTTGTCGACGTAGAGTATCATCCCGACCAGTTCCCTGGACTCGTATTCCGGCTGAAGGACCCAAAGACGGCCACCCTGATTTTCAGCTCCGGGAAGATGGTCTGCACGGGTGCGAAATCGGAGCAGCAGGCAAGAAAGGCGGTGCATGAGGTCGTCAGGAGGTTGAAGAAGCAGGGCATTCCCATCAAGAACGAGGCAAAGATACAGATACAGAACATGGTGGCATCGGTGAACCTTGGAGGGAAGATTCACCTAGAGGAAGCGGCTAGAACGCTACCAGGCTCGATGTACGAGCCAGAACAGTTCCCCGGCCTGATCCACAGGATGCCTGACCCCAAGACAGTGATCCTTCTCTTCTCCTCCGGGAAGCTCGTCTGCACCGGAGCCAAGCGGGAGGGTGACGTTTACAGGGCAGTGAACAACCTGCACGTGATGCTTGAGGAAAAAGGGCTCATGATTTATTGACCTTTCCCGCGACCACCGACGGCACTTCCTGAGGCCGTGGCCGCCCAACTCCTTTCGCAGAAGCGTTGACCGTGACTGTTCTTCTCCTGGTAGCAATCACGACAAGCTATCGAAGACGAAAGAGATGGGTCGCTTCAGTCGGAGGAGGACTAGAGTGGAAGGGCAGTTCCTCCCCCACGATCAGCCGACTGCTGTTCAAAGGTGAACTATTAAGTTCCCTCGGGCCAGACCTCGTCCGCCGAAACGGAAGTGTAGGGGACAAACTAGATGTCGATACCAACCCAGCTGCAGCCGTTCCTGAACACGGTACCGGAATGGGCTCTTCTCCTCTCTCTTCTGCTGGTATCTTTGGCCCTGGCCTTCGCGGGCAGGCGTGTCGTCAAGGTTCTAGCATTCCTGCTGGTGGGACTGATAGGCGCTTCCGTGGGCGGCATTCTAGCAGCACAATACCTCGCAGGCGCTCTGGGGACTTCGATCGGGGCCCTCGTCGGCTTCCTCCTCGGAGGCCTCATCGGGCTGCTCCTGATCCGATTGGGCATAGGACTGGCCATTGGCTACGCCGCCTACGTGCTCACGACGACGTTCGTCTCAGGCAACACGATACCCCTCATTGTCGGCTTCGTCTTCTTCATTATTGGTGCAGCTTTCTATAACAGGATACTCGGCTTCATCACCGCGGTCGCAGGGGGCCTCCTCTTCTTCGACGTGCTGACGCTCTACGGCCTGGGCTCGACTCGATCAATTGTCCTGGCAGTCGTATTGACCCTGGCGGGAATCTGGGTCCAGGAACGGCCGGGCCGAAGGAAGTCATCCCAACAGGCCTCAGCGCCGGCCCCGACGGGCACCTGATTCCTGCTTCAGACCTTTCCGGCCCACTCGACCAGAGCCTCGAGCAGCTTCCTCAGCGTCTCCCGGGTCTTCTCATCGATTAGCTTCAGGTCCTTGTCCAGCTTGTCCTGGGCCCTCGCCACGTAGAGCTGAGGACTGTTGATCGGATGCATGTTCAGGTCCACCATGATCTGCCTGAGGTGGAGCTGGGCCCTGGCCCCTCCCCTGGGGCCGTCGGAGGCGCTGATGATTGCCGCTGGCTTCCCTTCCCAGGAATTGTCGTCCGAGGGCCTGTTCCCCCACTCGATGGCGTTCTTGAGCAGTGCTGAGATGGAGTAGTTGAACTCCGGGGTTGAGAAGAGCACCGCGTCCGACTGTTTGATCTTCTCCTTGAACAGCCTCACTTCGGCCGGCATCTCCGCTTCCAGGTCCTGGTTGTAGATCGGGAAGCCTGAAACGTCGAAGATCTCCAGTGCGACGCCCGGAGGAACCAATTCCTTCGCGGCCTGCAGGATGGCAGTGTTGAAGGAGCCTCTGCGGGCACTCCCAGAGATTCCAAGAATGTGGATTCCGCCGACCGGCTGGTTGGCCTTGGTTTCAAAGAGCTGGCTCGACAAATCAGAAACCCTGGAGCCCACCCAAGCCTATCGCCATATCAACTTGATGGAGCTAGACGCTGAAATGCGAACGTTCAGTCGTGATACTTCTTCTCGCCCGCTGGAATCGGGACCTTGAGCCAGTTCTCGGCCGGCGGCAGCGGGCAGATGTATGCGTCGCTGTAGGCGCAGTAGGGGTTGTAGGCGTAGTTGAAGTCTACGGCGTACTTGTCGTCATGCTGCACCTCTAGGTCTAGGTAACGGGCGGCTCCGTAGCTCTCCTTCCCTGAGGTGCCATCTCTGAACGGGATGAAGATGCTCTGGTCCTGTCTTTCTGCCGACTGGTAAGCATGGAGCACCACCGCCTGTCCGCCGACGGAAAGCTCGAATCGGCCTATGTCGTTGAACAGCTGCCTCGTCCCCTTGCTGGTGGTCATGATCACACTCCGGGTCAGGGGGTCCCGACGGAGCGAGGTCTCGAACCTGAAACTGGGGTCCGTGTCGAAGTACTTCAGGCCCTGGAAATTGGCCTGGCCCTCATGCCCCAGGGGCGAGTCATGGTCCGTCCTGAACTGCTCGTCCTTCTGTTCCCGGAACCTAAGGAGGGCTCGGTTCCACGTCTCAACGTCCTCTGGATTCATTACCTACACCTCCGAATTGGACAGCCAGAACAAGAACCTTTCCGATTGAAGCCCGCCTCTTAGGGTAGCGTCAAATATGGCGCCTCTGCGCAATGGCATCGTGGAAACTCGCAAGCCTCCGGGGCCGAAAGGCCCAAACGTTGCCTTCGTCCTCCTCGCCTCTGGTCTCGTAGTTACACTGGGGCTCATTTCGTCGCTATCTCAACCCCAGTCCAGTGCTCCACCGTTCAGTAATCCTGCTTATTTGGTCCCCGCCGCGAACCAATGGGGCAGATGCACTGTCTCCAACGGTACCCAATCATCGGGCGAGTTGTGCTTCGGGGCTCTTTCAGACGCGGTCGTTTTCAACTGCGCGAGAGAAGCGGCTTCTCCCTCCGGATGCAGGACGACTGTGGTCAGCGTGTACGACCAAGAATGGAATTACAATCTTACCATATGGTTCCCTTACTACAACGCAAGCATTCCTGACAGAAACTGCGCCCTGACGCCTCCGCTAGCATCGGGACTATTCCATGGATGGTGTATTATGGTCGGTCAGAATTCATTCGTCGTAAGCAACCCCGGTCCCGAACCGACCTAGTCGCAACTCCGTACCAAACTCCGCTGTAGAGAACAAATTCAGGTCTAGTCAGGCCCTCATCGGGTTTATCTCGTAGGCATCCTCGCATTGCAAGGTACCACTGTGTCAGGAGAAAGAAGGCTTGCCGCCATCTTTGAGGAGCTGAGAAAGGACCCAAGGTTCCCAGAGTTCTGCCGCAAGGTAGGACTCCCCGTTTGAGCGGCCTCGCCTTCGTCGTCCACAAGCACAAGGCCACCTCCCTCCACTACGACCTGAGGCTCGAGATCGGAAGTGTGATGCCCTCCTGGTCCGTCCCCAAGGGCCCCACCCTCGACAGCAAGGTCAGGAGGCTCGCCCTTCCGACAGGAGACCACACCTTGGATTACCGCCACTTCGAGGGGGTCATCCCCAAGGGCCAAGTGGGGGGAGGGCCCGTCATGATATGGGACGAGGGGACCTACAACCCCGAGCTCGAGGTTGGCAAGGGCCTCAGGAAGGAGGTGACGGGAAAGGAGGCCGACGAGGTCGCACGGAAGAGCCTCAAGGACGGGAATCTGAAGTTCCGGCTCTACGGGAAGAAGCTCAAGGGCTCGTTCGCGCTCGTCCGCACAAATCTACTTGGAGGGAGGGAGTCGTGGCTCCTGATCAAGCACAGGGACGAGTTCTCAAAGGAAGGCTACGACGCCAAAGACGATGACTTCTCGGCCGTCAGCAACCGCTCGCTCGCCGAGATCGCCGCCCAGGGCTCGAGCCTGTGAGTAGAGTAGAACCATCGCAAAAAAGAGAGGTCCGGGTCAATCGACCCGAAGCTTACTTTGCCTTGTCTTGCCAGAGACCGACGACGTTGCCTTCCGTGTCCTTGAAGTAGGCGGTGAAGCCCATGTCTCCCACTGCGTTCTTCTTGCCGACGGCCTTCCCGCCTAGCTTGGACACGTTCATGATGGTCGCGTCGATGTCGGCCACCTTGATGGTGACCGTTGGTGCCTGGAGTGCTCCGCCCTTCTTCCCCATGCCACCGTTGATGGCGCCTAGGGAGGTGGGCTGACCGTTCTGGTCTGACATCGTAGTGCCGACCATCCAGTACTCCATGTTTTCCCACTGGTTGAACTGCCAGCCGAAGGCCTTGTTGTAGAAAGCAGACGCTCTCTTGGGGTCCTTGGCAGGTAGCTCGAAGTGAACTACTGAATCCATGGTTAGGGAGACCCCTGGAGGGTATTTAAGGCGAGAAGGAAAAACAGGGTTTGACGGAGATTCTAGCTGAACCGAAGACTTGTGGCGACTTCCATGGGATGGCTACGCCGCGCTACTTGCTGAGCAACCGCCACGACATCACGATTCCCACCGCGGAGAAGAAGGTCGCGAACCCCAGCACTACCGTGAAGTCGAGCCAGAGGGCATAGGATCCGGTCGCTCCTATCAGCAGCTGCCGGATTCCATCGATGGCGTAGCTCACAGGGTTGACCCTCACGACGTCCTGCAGCCACAACGGCATGATCTTCACTGGGAAGAGGGCGTTGCTCGCGAAGAGCAGAGGCAGGTTGAGCAGGTTGATTATCGCCATCTGCGTCTGCCAGTTACTCGACCTCAGCGAGAGCATGACGAAGAGCCCGGAGAGGCCCATGGCGACCAGGAATATGACCACGAACGTCCCGGCGAGCCCCACCACCGTGAGGCTGCTCGTATCCATTCCCAGGGCGATGCCAATCCCCAGGACTACCGCAGCCTGGATGAGCGACCTTATCACGCTCTGGAGGATTTTGCCCATCACAATCGCCCCTCTGTTAACCGGGGTGCTCAGCGCCTTGTTCATGAAGCCGAACCTCCTGTCCCAAACCACCGACATGCCTGCGAAGGTGGAGCTGAAGAGTACGATGAAGACGAGCATCCCGCACACCAGGTACGAGAAGTAGCTGGTGGTCCCGAAGAAGCCCAGCAGTATCGCGTTGGCGTTGACCCCGCTCGGAGCCCCCGCCGTGATGAAGGAGCTGAAGTTCAGGGCCTTGCCGAAGAGTCCCATCCAGATCACCGGCTGGATGAGCGAGATTATCAGCTGGTACGGGTTCGTGTACCACTTCCTCAGGTCCCTATGGGTCAGGGCCCACAACCCATGCAACGGGCTCGTGTTGAGCTTGGGGCTCGGCATCGCCGCCAGCTTCTGGCCCTCTACGACCGGCGTCGGGCGCTCCAACACAGGGGTCTGGGCGCTCGCTTCCTTCACTGCCAGCTGTTCCTTATCCACCAATTCTCTCCCCTACGACCTCGATACCCGCATCGTCCTCCTCTGGTTCATCATCGCCCACTTGTTGGTCTCCTCCTCCCTCAAAGTGCGACCCGTCAGCTCTAGATACGCCTCATCCAGGCTTGGCCTCGTCAGAGAGATCTTAGAGACATGCAGTCCCTTCGACCGAATCACGTCAATGATCTGCGGGGACGCTTCCTCTCCCGCCTCCGCCTTGATACGGTACTCGTTGTCCGTCTTCCTGACCGACTTCACCAGGCCGATCTTCGCGATGTCTGAGGATATGTCGGGCTCCGACTCCCTCACACCGACGACTATCACGTCCCCCCCGACCGCAGCCTTGAGCTCGTCCGGGGTGCCGATCTTGACAATGTGTCCATGGTCGATGATCGCGATTCTGTCGCAGAGGGAATCGGCCTCTTCGAGGTAATGGGTCGTCACAAACAGGGTCATGTTGTAGTCCTTCTTGAGCTGACGGATGTACTTCCAGACGGCCGCGCGAGTCTGGACGTCAAGACCGAGGGTCGGCTCGTCGAGGAACAGGAGTCTTGGGTAGTTGATTAGGCCGCAGGCTAGCTCCAGCCTCCTCCTCATCCCTCCTGAGAAGGTGCTCACCTTCCTCTTGGCTGCGTCTTGCAGCTCGACCAGCTGGAGGAGCTCGACCGCATGGCGCTTGGAATCGCTCCGGGGGATGCCGTAGAGGTCCGCACAGAGCAGTATGTTCTCATAGCCTGTCATGTCCTCGTCGGCAGTGTAATCCTGAGGCACGACCCCGACGCTCCTTCGCACCTCGTTCGCGTCCTTGTGAAGGTCGAAGCCGCACACCGTTGCCGTCCCCGAGGTTGGAGGAATCAGAGTCGTAAGCATGTTGATTGTGGTGCTCTTCCCTGCCCCGTTCGGACCCAGGAACCCGTAAATCTCTCCTTCATTCACATCGAAGCTGACCCCGTCCACGGCTTTGACGTTCTCCCCGAATGACTTCGTCAGGCCTTCGACTTTGATGACCTTCCCGACCTCAACCATGAGACATCTCCCTTGTCATCGCAGAGGGTTCGTTTTGAACTTGGCGCTAGCCCCTTCTCCGCTGGGCCACTCGATTCAACATAGGTCCAGGGCATCGGACAGGGGTTCTGTACTAAGAGCCTTTCCAGGAGAACGGAGAATGGAAGCCGTTCTTGTCGGAGATCTCCCAGTTCATTCCGTAATCGCCGTAAGTGAATTTCCTCGACTTCGCTACGTAGACCAGGGGCTCGGCGAAGGGCGAGTTCTCAATCGCGCTGACCTTGCCGTTCGGCCCCATCACATCTTCGACCTCGAGGTCCAACACGTTGGATATGTTCAGGCTCCGCTTGTTGCCACTAATCTTGTACCTGATTGGGAGTGATTTCGCCCCCAGGATCTCGCCTATTAGCGGTGCGAGGCCTGCAGGGTTTCCTCCGTGCTTTCCTCCGTATATCCCTCCCAGAGCCTCAGCCTGGGCCTTGCTCGCGTTTGAATCAAGATACAGGCCCGCCTTCCATTTCACTTTCTGCATATGGCCCGGAGAGTACACAGCCAAGGCAGCGTTCAGCCCGTCCAGCTTGGTGTCACCGAACTTCCCCTTGTCGATGTGCCACGCCAGAAGGACCGTGCAATCGCTTCCAGTCGGAGGGCTGAGGAATATGCATGGGCAGGTAAGCTCGCAGTTGCACGCCTCGAAGTAATCTCCCTTCAGCTCCCACTTCGTCAACCGCATTCTTCCCTAACAGGTTAGGATTTAAGCCTGCCATAGCTCCCATTTGGGGCCGATGTCCAAGACTGCCACCTCTAATCTCGGTTTCAAGCTCTCGATTGGCGTACCCTTGCTAGTAGTAGCCATCGGGGCATGGTACCTCTCAGCCATCCTCTACCAGGCCTCTTCGCCCCTGGGGATGGCCTCCATGGCCCCTACAATTCCAATCATCACAATGTCAAGCATGTTCACCGCCCCGGACACCGGCATAATCGCATCTTTCCTCGTGCTTTGGTTGGTCGGGATGATAGCGATGATGTTCCCTGCCATGGTCCCAGTCATGTCGTTC
The genomic region above belongs to Nitrososphaerota archaeon and contains:
- a CDS encoding DUF1684 domain-containing protein, which codes for MNPEDVETWNRALLRFREQKDEQFRTDHDSPLGHEGQANFQGLKYFDTDPSFRFETSLRRDPLTRSVIMTTSKGTRQLFNDIGRFELSVGGQAVVLHAYQSAERQDQSIFIPFRDGTSGKESYGAARYLDLEVQHDDKYAVDFNYAYNPYCAYSDAYICPLPPAENWLKVPIPAGEKKYHD
- a CDS encoding TATA-box-binding protein; translation: MPQTKAIVSIENVVASASIDQRVDLNLITKKFVDVEYHPDQFPGLVFRLKDPKTATLIFSSGKMVCTGAKSEQQARKAVHEVVRRLKKQGIPIKNEAKIQIQNMVASVNLGGKIHLEEAARTLPGSMYEPEQFPGLIHRMPDPKTVILLFSSGKLVCTGAKREGDVYRAVNNLHVMLEEKGLMIY
- a CDS encoding ATP-binding cassette domain-containing protein, which translates into the protein MVEVGKVIKVEGLTKSFGENVKAVDGVSFDVNEGEIYGFLGPNGAGKSTTINMLTTLIPPTSGTATVCGFDLHKDANEVRRSVGVVPQDYTADEDMTGYENILLCADLYGIPRSDSKRHAVELLQLVELQDAAKRKVSTFSGGMRRRLELACGLINYPRLLFLDEPTLGLDVQTRAAVWKYIRQLKKDYNMTLFVTTHYLEEADSLCDRIAIIDHGHIVKIGTPDELKAAVGGDVIVVGVRESEPDISSDIAKIGLVKSVRKTDNEYRIKAEAGEEASPQIIDVIRSKGLHVSKISLTRPSLDEAYLELTGRTLREEETNKWAMMNQRRTMRVSRS
- a CDS encoding VOC family protein; protein product: MDSVVHFELPAKDPKRASAFYNKAFGWQFNQWENMEYWMVGTTMSDQNGQPTSLGAINGGMGKKGGALQAPTVTIKVADIDATIMNVSKLGGKAVGKKNAVGDMGFTAYFKDTEGNVVGLWQDKAK
- a CDS encoding ABC transporter permease: MPSPKLNTSPLHGLWALTHRDLRKWYTNPYQLIISLIQPVIWMGLFGKALNFSSFITAGAPSGVNANAILLGFFGTTSYFSYLVCGMLVFIVLFSSTFAGMSVVWDRRFGFMNKALSTPVNRGAIVMGKILQSVIRSLIQAAVVLGIGIALGMDTSSLTVVGLAGTFVVIFLVAMGLSGLFVMLSLRSSNWQTQMAIINLLNLPLLFASNALFPVKIMPLWLQDVVRVNPVSYAIDGIRQLLIGATGSYALWLDFTVVLGFATFFSAVGIVMSWRLLSK
- a CDS encoding ABC transporter ATP-binding protein, whose protein sequence is MTSAIAVDSLSKSYGNLHAVDGISFNVEQGEVFSMLGPNGAGKTTTIEILEGLRQRDAGQVSVLGLDPWAKGYDLHKKIGVIPQGFKFFDYPTPREAIRYYAALFGVKVDADEILKQVILEDAGNVYFMHLSGGQKQKMGMALSLVNDPELVFLDEPTTGLDPAARRAVWEVIRNLRKEGRGVLLTTHYLEEAEELADRVAIMDHGKIITHGTVDEIISKHGSGERLTVRAGKEMADYLRQNTKLNVEYTSGKVSVKLGQKNDALLALGSMSESGIPYSEMTTKRDSLEDIFLRMVGEPMGDKANDAVEARING
- a CDS encoding ABC transporter permease; this encodes MVSMRRTLADLSVFGKGYIRSKVGVFFTLIFPVILILLFGAIFSGSGGSTTVYVQNQDSGPVGSGFISALNSTSTLHLVSVPTGQNFTQYLSSHSDSDGIVIPSGFSADYIANKPVNVTIYGNPASSTSAVVSGITREFVNAFNLHGATGVHLIGVTARSATSSSYKYIDFLVPGLIGFSVLTSPMFALVNISSEYKKDKIFKALSLTPLTKTEWLISKVIWYVLMTLISFVLMVGTGVFLFGAHITLSLGILPFLLVGPLLFVSLGMLVGTSSTTPESAAVVGNLVTFPMMFLSGTFFPVSGMPAYLQSIAHVLPLYYVIEGFTNVMIYGNYGAALVDLGVLAVLSVIIFALAVRFFKWRED
- a CDS encoding DNA ligase, yielding MSGLAFVVHKHKATSLHYDLRLEIGSVMPSWSVPKGPTLDSKVRRLALPTGDHTLDYRHFEGVIPKGQVGGGPVMIWDEGTYNPELEVGKGLRKEVTGKEADEVARKSLKDGNLKFRLYGKKLKGSFALVRTNLLGGRESWLLIKHRDEFSKEGYDAKDDDFSAVSNRSLAEIAAQGSSL
- a CDS encoding DUF1326 domain-containing protein, whose amino-acid sequence is MTKWELKGDYFEACNCELTCPCIFLSPPTGSDCTVLLAWHIDKGKFGDTKLDGLNAALAVYSPGHMQKVKWKAGLYLDSNASKAQAEALGGIYGGKHGGNPAGLAPLIGEILGAKSLPIRYKISGNKRSLNISNVLDLEVEDVMGPNGKVSAIENSPFAEPLVYVAKSRKFTYGDYGMNWEISDKNGFHSPFSWKGS
- a CDS encoding NAD(P)H-dependent oxidoreductase, with the protein product MSSQLFETKANQPVGGIHILGISGSARRGSFNTAILQAAKELVPPGVALEIFDVSGFPIYNQDLEAEMPAEVRLFKEKIKQSDAVLFSTPEFNYSISALLKNAIEWGNRPSDDNSWEGKPAAIISASDGPRGGARAQLHLRQIMVDLNMHPINSPQLYVARAQDKLDKDLKLIDEKTRETLRKLLEALVEWAGKV